One genomic region from Muriicola soli encodes:
- the gldI gene encoding gliding motility-associated peptidyl-prolyl isomerase GldI, with translation MKKLMLLLFVFAVFACKEAEPRRPVKVNSGSFIKESAERNRRILEAEEKLISEIIKIDSLNEYTATSEGSWYTYLLSNEVSTYTPQTNDLVRFTYALLTLQNDTIYSEEEIGLQTYKVDKQGLFPGLRNSIKLLKEGEKAIFLFPSSLAYGYPGDKNKIGVNVPLKAVITIIHIETDKEESTP, from the coding sequence ATGAAAAAACTGATGCTACTTTTATTTGTATTTGCGGTCTTCGCCTGCAAAGAAGCTGAACCGAGAAGGCCGGTCAAGGTAAATTCCGGATCCTTTATCAAGGAGTCGGCAGAAAGAAACAGACGAATTCTGGAAGCGGAAGAAAAATTAATCAGCGAGATCATTAAAATCGACAGCCTTAATGAATACACAGCTACATCAGAAGGAAGTTGGTATACCTATCTGTTGAGCAATGAGGTGAGCACCTATACTCCTCAAACGAATGATTTGGTCCGATTTACATATGCACTTCTAACCCTCCAAAATGATACTATCTATTCTGAAGAAGAAATAGGCCTACAAACTTACAAGGTAGACAAACAGGGGCTGTTTCCGGGCTTGAGGAATAGTATTAAGTTATTAAAAGAAGGAGAAAAAGCCATTTTTCTGTTTCCGTCATCACTCGCCTATGGATACCCGGGCGACAAAAATAAAATTGGGGTTAACGTACCCTTAAAAGCAGTAATTACCATTATTCATATTGAAACCGATAAAGAAGAAAGTACACCCTAA
- a CDS encoding peptidylprolyl isomerase, giving the protein MKKTYFYYATFILLLIGCKSSQYAHLGDGIFADIKTTKGDILLKLNHESTPVTVANFVSLAEGTSPFVSEEYKEKPFYNGLIFHRVMSDFMIQGGDPTATGSGYPGYRFKDEIVDSLRHDRAGILSMANGGPKTNGSQFFITLKPTPWLDGIHTVFGEVVEGMAVVDSIGIVETNQKNRPAVDVVMNSVEIIRNGKEAKNFDAVQIMSDYFAEEEEAIAAMKKMQTDFAEEMAAQKAAATALPSGLKLIVLEEGSGEKPKIGQKVMVNYAGYLEDGSMFDSNYEEVAKKYERFDEDRKLGGGYDPFPMDFSPDARLIPGFKEGMLSMKVGDKIRVFIPPHLGYGQQGSGPIPPNSNLVFDLEITGIFGD; this is encoded by the coding sequence ATGAAAAAGACCTATTTCTATTACGCCACATTTATTTTGCTCCTTATAGGATGCAAGTCGAGCCAGTACGCCCATCTTGGCGATGGCATCTTTGCAGATATCAAAACAACAAAAGGAGACATTCTCCTAAAATTGAATCATGAAAGTACTCCGGTTACGGTAGCCAACTTTGTCTCCCTGGCAGAGGGCACAAGTCCTTTTGTAAGTGAAGAGTACAAAGAGAAGCCCTTCTACAACGGCTTGATTTTCCACAGGGTGATGTCTGATTTTATGATACAGGGAGGTGATCCAACCGCCACCGGGTCGGGGTATCCGGGGTATAGATTTAAAGATGAAATTGTAGATTCCCTTCGCCATGACAGGGCAGGAATTCTCTCTATGGCCAATGGTGGACCCAAAACTAATGGCAGCCAGTTTTTTATCACCCTTAAACCAACCCCATGGCTAGACGGTATCCACACTGTTTTTGGTGAAGTTGTTGAGGGAATGGCTGTGGTTGATTCAATTGGTATTGTAGAAACCAACCAGAAGAACAGACCGGCTGTGGATGTCGTTATGAACTCGGTTGAGATTATCAGAAATGGAAAGGAAGCTAAAAATTTTGATGCCGTCCAAATCATGAGTGATTACTTCGCCGAAGAAGAGGAAGCCATTGCCGCCATGAAAAAAATGCAAACGGATTTCGCTGAAGAAATGGCTGCACAAAAAGCTGCTGCGACGGCACTCCCCTCAGGATTAAAATTGATTGTCCTGGAAGAAGGAAGTGGAGAAAAACCTAAGATCGGACAAAAAGTGATGGTCAATTATGCAGGCTATTTAGAAGACGGCTCTATGTTTGACAGCAATTACGAGGAAGTCGCAAAGAAATACGAAAGATTTGATGAGGACAGAAAACTCGGTGGTGGGTACGATCCCTTCCCAATGGACTTCAGTCCGGATGCCCGACTCATACCCGGATTCAAAGAAGGGATGCTTTCCATGAAGGTCGGCGATAAAATAAGGGTATTTATCCCTCCTCACTTAGGCTACGGCCAGCAGGGAAGTGGCCCTATACCGCCAAATTCCAATCTGGTCTTCGATCTGGAGATCACAGGAATATTTGGAGACTAA
- a CDS encoding aminoacyl-histidine dipeptidase produces the protein MQMDIQNLEPKAVWNYFSKLNAVPRPSKKEERVIAFMMDFGSSLGLETSKDRVGNVIIRKPATAGMEDRKTVVLQSHLDMVHQKNNDTVFNFDEQGIEMYVDGDWVKARGTTLGADNGMGVAAIMAILAGDEIPHPPLEALFTIDEETGMTGAKGLEGGLLKGSILLNLDTEEDDEIDIGCAGGVDITATGNYIETDLPSGAKGYQLLVNGLQGGHSGMDIHRGFGNANKIMNRLLFAAADKGSIHLCEIDGGGLRNAIPRESVARFAITGSEEKVLAGIQEMIENIKLELRITEPRLNISLSAQDLPSKCMGNDAQGKLLRAVQGVHNGVFAMSTSIKDLVETSNNLARVEVGKGKIKISCLTRSSVESGKLNLASSLSSVLELAGYEVNLSGDYPGWTPDPDSEILKVLVQQYKELFQESPNVLACHAGLECGILGSHYPQMDMISFGPNIKGAHSPDERVQISSVQKFWKFLKTILSEIPKA, from the coding sequence ATTCAAATGGACATTCAAAACTTAGAACCCAAAGCCGTCTGGAACTATTTTTCCAAGCTCAATGCAGTCCCCCGACCCTCGAAAAAAGAGGAACGTGTCATCGCTTTTATGATGGATTTTGGGAGTTCACTCGGTCTAGAAACTAGCAAGGACAGGGTAGGCAATGTGATCATAAGGAAACCCGCAACAGCCGGGATGGAGGACAGAAAAACTGTAGTGCTTCAGTCGCATCTCGACATGGTTCATCAGAAGAATAACGATACAGTATTTAATTTTGACGAGCAGGGTATCGAGATGTACGTAGACGGGGATTGGGTAAAAGCCAGGGGAACTACACTTGGTGCCGATAACGGAATGGGCGTGGCAGCGATTATGGCCATACTGGCCGGAGATGAAATTCCACACCCTCCCCTGGAAGCTCTTTTTACCATTGACGAAGAAACCGGAATGACCGGGGCTAAAGGTCTTGAGGGAGGTCTGTTAAAAGGATCTATCTTGCTGAACCTGGATACGGAAGAGGACGATGAAATCGATATCGGATGCGCCGGGGGTGTTGATATTACTGCGACAGGAAATTACATCGAGACAGATCTGCCTTCCGGGGCGAAAGGATACCAGCTCCTTGTTAATGGATTACAGGGTGGACACAGCGGGATGGATATCCACCGTGGCTTTGGCAATGCCAATAAAATTATGAACAGGCTTCTCTTTGCGGCCGCAGATAAAGGCTCAATACACCTCTGTGAAATAGATGGAGGCGGACTTCGAAACGCGATTCCCAGAGAAAGTGTAGCCCGATTTGCTATTACTGGCAGTGAAGAAAAAGTTCTTGCCGGTATTCAGGAAATGATAGAGAATATTAAGTTGGAACTGCGAATAACAGAGCCCAGGCTGAATATTAGTCTATCTGCGCAAGATCTTCCCTCTAAATGCATGGGTAACGACGCTCAGGGAAAGCTACTCAGGGCCGTTCAGGGGGTTCACAATGGTGTTTTTGCTATGAGTACTTCAATTAAGGACCTGGTGGAAACGTCTAATAACCTCGCCAGGGTAGAGGTGGGAAAAGGGAAAATCAAAATCAGCTGCCTTACACGCTCTTCAGTGGAATCTGGTAAATTGAACTTAGCCAGTAGTCTGAGCTCAGTCCTGGAACTCGCGGGTTACGAAGTGAATCTAAGCGGGGATTATCCGGGTTGGACCCCAGATCCCGATTCTGAAATCCTTAAGGTACTCGTACAGCAATACAAAGAATTATTTCAGGAATCGCCCAATGTTTTGGCATGTCACGCGGGCCTGGAATGCGGTATTCTGGGCAGTCACTATCCTCAAATGGATATGATAAGCTTCGGTCCGAATATCAAAGGGGCGCATTCCCCGGATGAACGTGTGCAGATCTCCTCAGTACAAAAATTCTGGAAATTTCTGAAGACGATATTATCTGAAATTCCCAAGGCATAA
- a CDS encoding DUF3810 domain-containing protein: protein MNYRLKNAIVLALPVQIILISWISNYPSFIEEYYSRGIYPVIAESMRWLYGWIPFSLGDILYTLLGLLAIRYLFTKWIYIRTKPVAFIRNLLVVFSVAYLTFHLLWGLNYYREPLAKTLGLQASYSVEELLEFTTRLTEEANRQHLVLTGNDSVQVSFSFSRREIFKKVGAEDHPVSDEFPELEYTNPSIKGSLYSLALTYMGYGGYLNPFTLESQVNRKIPMFRFPVVSCHEMAHQLGYAAENEANFIGYLRAVNQNDPHIKYAALSYALGYCLADLRFQDEDKFQEVYGKVNQGIKLDYEELSDFWISYENPLEPVFKEVYNSFLKANNQVEGIRSYNQVVALLVAYHKQSPL from the coding sequence ATGAATTACAGGCTGAAAAACGCTATTGTCCTCGCTTTACCCGTCCAAATCATTCTGATTAGCTGGATCAGTAATTATCCTTCCTTTATTGAAGAGTACTACAGTCGCGGTATTTACCCGGTAATTGCGGAAAGCATGCGCTGGCTTTACGGCTGGATTCCATTTTCCCTGGGCGACATTCTCTATACCCTTTTAGGACTGCTGGCCATACGCTATCTATTTACTAAGTGGATTTACATTAGAACAAAACCTGTCGCATTTATTCGAAACCTGCTGGTAGTTTTCTCAGTGGCATATCTGACCTTTCACCTGCTCTGGGGCCTTAACTACTATCGCGAACCACTTGCAAAAACATTGGGCTTACAAGCTTCCTATTCCGTGGAAGAATTGCTCGAATTTACAACCCGACTCACTGAAGAAGCCAATCGACAACATCTGGTTTTGACGGGCAATGATAGCGTACAAGTAAGCTTTTCCTTTAGCCGCCGGGAGATCTTCAAAAAAGTAGGAGCTGAAGACCATCCTGTATCTGACGAATTCCCGGAATTAGAGTATACAAACCCCAGTATCAAAGGATCGCTCTACAGTTTGGCTCTTACCTATATGGGCTATGGAGGCTATCTCAATCCCTTTACCCTCGAATCACAAGTCAATAGGAAAATACCCATGTTCAGGTTCCCTGTGGTCAGTTGTCACGAGATGGCACATCAATTGGGGTATGCCGCTGAAAATGAAGCTAATTTTATCGGGTATCTGAGGGCCGTCAACCAAAACGACCCGCATATTAAATACGCAGCCCTCTCCTATGCCCTTGGATATTGTCTCGCAGATCTCAGGTTCCAGGACGAGGATAAATTTCAGGAGGTCTACGGGAAGGTAAACCAGGGAATAAAATTAGACTACGAAGAGCTTAGTGATTTTTGGATCTCCTATGAAAATCCTCTCGAGCCTGTTTTTAAAGAAGTCTACAACAGTTTTTTAAAAGCCAACAATCAAGTGGAGGGGATTCGCAGTTACAATCAGGTAGTAGCACTTCTCGTGGCTTATCACAAGCAATCACCCCTTTAA
- a CDS encoding amidohydrolase family protein — MNLKYMIWAIACLCAVPLSSQDYFPKNDGVKAENNNYTALTHARIYVTPSQIIEDGTLLIKDGKVVSAAASVNIPSNSVVIDLKGKYIYPSFIDVYSTFGVEQPKRPSGGGRSPQYDPTREGFYWNDHIMPEADAINSYKYDDKSAKALREAGFGVVNSHIQDGIARGTGVLVALNSEGNEAERIVDDNSAQYFSFDRSILKNQSYPTSLMGAMALLRQMYSDASWYQKGMVDTKDRSLEALLENKGLVQVFAAGNAGNILRADKIGDAFGVQYAILGGGNEFELIDEIKSTNAKLIIPVNFPDAYDVSDPFQADYVSLKDMRHWNQAPSNPKVLADNGIAFSFTLHDLKSPSALKEKIQKAITYGLSEEKALEALTLAPATLLGKSQMIGSLQPGRYANFLITSGSVFEKETTLYENWVQGQKNMINAMDLKDIRGTYDLRVGGTTYDLSISGEVSKPKAEVKQDTVKLTSKFSYDGDWVTMSVTTADRDTYRMTARVNTDSDNLNGKLILPNGVDSQFTAMRKEGPSSTSSEKEEGDSVAPKVMPLKFPNVGYGYTEKRKAEDMLFRNATVWTGEAEGVLQNTDVLVRNGKISKIGKNLNAGSAKVIDASGKHLTAGIIDEHSHIAGLAINEAGQNSSAEVKMTDVVDPSDMDLYRNLAGGVTTVQLLHGSANPIGGRSAILRLKWGESADQLIFENMPKFIKFALGENVKQSNWNSFNRFPQTRMGVEQVFVNYFQRAKEYQAVKESGKPYRYDEEMEVLAEILRGERFISCHSYVQSEINMLMKVAEKFNFRVNTFTHILEGYKVADKMAEHGVGGSTFSDWWAYKYEVNDAIPYNAAIMASQGVTVAINSDDAEMSRRLNQEAGKTVKYGGMSEEEAWKTVTLNPAKLLHIDDRVGSIKEGKEADLVLWNAHPLSVYAKAEKTIIQGTTYFDLQEDKALREAIKKERSELVRMMLDEKDGGSKMQRPTQSKKERFNCDTL; from the coding sequence ATGAATTTAAAATACATGATCTGGGCTATCGCCTGCTTATGTGCGGTACCACTTTCTTCCCAGGACTACTTTCCGAAAAATGACGGGGTGAAAGCAGAAAATAATAATTATACTGCGCTTACCCATGCCAGGATCTATGTAACGCCGTCGCAGATCATAGAAGACGGGACTTTATTGATTAAAGATGGTAAAGTGGTTTCTGCAGCTGCATCGGTTAATATTCCCTCTAATAGCGTAGTTATCGATCTGAAAGGCAAATACATTTATCCTTCTTTTATTGATGTGTATTCCACTTTTGGGGTAGAGCAGCCAAAACGCCCATCAGGGGGTGGCCGCTCTCCTCAATACGATCCCACCCGCGAGGGATTCTACTGGAATGATCACATCATGCCGGAAGCTGACGCGATCAATTCGTATAAGTACGACGACAAAAGTGCCAAGGCCCTCCGTGAAGCAGGCTTTGGTGTTGTCAACTCCCATATTCAGGATGGTATTGCACGCGGAACCGGGGTCTTGGTAGCTCTTAATTCTGAAGGGAACGAAGCTGAACGCATTGTCGACGACAATTCTGCTCAGTATTTTTCTTTTGACCGAAGTATCTTAAAAAATCAGTCGTATCCCACTTCCCTTATGGGTGCGATGGCCTTGCTTAGGCAGATGTACAGTGATGCCTCCTGGTATCAGAAAGGGATGGTAGATACCAAAGACAGATCTTTGGAGGCCCTGCTTGAGAACAAAGGCCTGGTTCAGGTTTTTGCAGCAGGAAATGCCGGGAATATCCTCAGGGCAGACAAAATAGGTGATGCCTTTGGTGTTCAATATGCCATCCTGGGAGGTGGAAATGAATTTGAACTTATTGACGAAATCAAGTCGACCAATGCAAAACTCATCATTCCGGTTAATTTTCCGGATGCTTATGACGTTTCGGATCCTTTTCAGGCCGATTATGTCTCTCTGAAAGATATGAGGCATTGGAACCAGGCACCTTCTAATCCCAAGGTCCTTGCCGATAATGGAATTGCTTTTAGTTTTACCCTACACGATCTTAAAAGTCCATCGGCCTTGAAAGAAAAGATCCAAAAGGCCATTACCTATGGTTTATCTGAAGAAAAGGCTTTGGAAGCCCTTACCCTGGCTCCGGCGACCCTCTTGGGCAAGTCTCAGATGATAGGATCTCTGCAGCCCGGGCGCTATGCGAATTTCCTGATAACCTCCGGAAGTGTTTTTGAAAAGGAAACCACTCTCTATGAAAACTGGGTCCAGGGACAAAAAAATATGATCAATGCCATGGATCTGAAAGATATACGTGGAACATACGACCTCCGGGTAGGAGGCACTACCTATGATCTCAGTATCAGCGGGGAAGTTTCAAAACCCAAGGCTGAAGTAAAGCAGGATACCGTAAAACTGACCTCAAAATTCAGTTACGACGGGGACTGGGTTACGATGTCTGTAACAACAGCCGATCGGGATACCTACCGGATGACGGCGAGGGTCAATACGGATAGTGACAACTTAAACGGAAAGCTAATCCTGCCCAATGGTGTTGATTCACAATTTACGGCAATGCGGAAGGAAGGACCTTCAAGCACCTCTTCAGAAAAAGAGGAGGGGGATTCCGTAGCTCCGAAAGTTATGCCATTAAAATTTCCTAATGTAGGATACGGTTATACTGAAAAAAGGAAGGCAGAAGATATGTTGTTCAGAAATGCAACTGTTTGGACAGGAGAAGCCGAAGGCGTATTGCAAAATACAGATGTGTTGGTCAGGAATGGAAAAATTTCTAAAATCGGTAAGAACCTCAACGCCGGAAGTGCCAAAGTAATTGATGCCAGCGGGAAACACCTTACTGCTGGAATTATTGACGAGCACAGTCATATTGCCGGGCTGGCTATTAACGAGGCCGGACAGAATTCTTCTGCTGAAGTAAAAATGACCGATGTTGTAGATCCCTCGGATATGGACCTGTACCGCAATCTGGCCGGAGGAGTAACCACCGTACAATTGCTACACGGATCAGCCAATCCCATTGGAGGAAGGTCGGCAATTCTCAGGCTAAAATGGGGAGAATCTGCAGACCAGCTTATCTTCGAGAACATGCCTAAATTTATAAAATTCGCTCTGGGAGAAAACGTAAAGCAGAGTAACTGGAACAGTTTCAATCGCTTTCCCCAAACCAGGATGGGGGTAGAACAGGTTTTTGTAAACTATTTCCAGAGAGCCAAAGAATACCAGGCTGTAAAAGAAAGTGGGAAGCCTTATCGCTACGATGAAGAAATGGAGGTCCTTGCAGAAATTCTCCGGGGAGAACGATTTATCAGCTGCCATTCTTACGTACAAAGTGAGATCAACATGCTGATGAAAGTTGCTGAAAAATTCAATTTCAGGGTGAATACCTTTACCCACATCCTCGAAGGGTATAAAGTGGCCGATAAAATGGCTGAACACGGTGTGGGAGGATCTACTTTCAGCGACTGGTGGGCATACAAATACGAGGTAAATGATGCGATCCCATATAATGCAGCCATCATGGCGAGCCAGGGGGTTACAGTTGCCATCAATAGTGATGACGCCGAAATGTCAAGGCGCTTAAATCAGGAAGCAGGTAAAACCGTGAAATACGGGGGGATGTCTGAGGAGGAAGCCTGGAAAACAGTGACTCTGAATCCTGCAAAACTTCTACACATCGATGATCGCGTGGGAAGTATAAAAGAAGGAAAGGAAGCCGATCTGGTACTTTGGAATGCTCACCCTCTCTCGGTTTATGCCAAAGCAGAAAAAACCATTATTCAGGGAACCACTTATTTTGACCTACAGGAAGACAAGGCCTTGAGGGAAGCCATTAAAAAGGAGCGCAGTGAGCTGGTCAGGATGATGCTTGATGAGAAAGACGGAGGGAGTAAAATGCAGCGACCCACACAAAGCAAGAAAGAAAGATTTAACTGTGATACCCTATAA
- a CDS encoding amidohydrolase family protein: protein MKKLVYIVIALLTGINQNGLAQQTPAPAQTESISITGATAHVGNGTIIENCTLVFEAGKITAMGADVTPKGKVIDASGKHLYPGFIAPGKSLGLIEVNAVRASNDQDEIGSLIPHVRSLIAYNAESKVVESMRPNGVLLGQVTPRGGRISGTSSIVQFDAWNWEDAAVKVDDGIHLNWPNTFRRGRWWLGEPRGYQPNKDYKEQVDELLSFLKNARVYGEGKAESVNPAFEASQGLFDGSKTLYVYAQDEKQIVDAITALKEADINKLVLVGGYHAHRITAFLKNHNIPVLVNFTHSLPEFDDDDYDMTYKLPKLLVDGGLLVGLQNADASNFQTRNLPFYAGQVVGQGLDKEVALQLISGNTAKILGIDDSYGTLAVGKSATLFISEGDALDMRGNQLTHAFIDGRELSLETHQTELWKRYMGKYEGE, encoded by the coding sequence ATGAAAAAATTAGTATATATCGTAATCGCCCTGTTAACAGGGATCAATCAAAACGGCCTAGCGCAGCAAACACCTGCCCCGGCCCAGACAGAATCTATCTCGATCACAGGTGCTACGGCCCATGTTGGGAATGGGACTATCATAGAGAATTGCACCCTCGTATTTGAAGCGGGAAAAATCACCGCCATGGGGGCTGATGTCACTCCGAAGGGCAAGGTAATTGACGCCAGTGGAAAGCACTTATATCCCGGATTTATTGCTCCGGGAAAATCCCTCGGACTTATTGAAGTCAATGCCGTACGGGCCAGTAACGACCAGGATGAAATTGGGTCGCTTATCCCTCATGTACGAAGCCTTATTGCCTACAACGCTGAATCGAAAGTGGTTGAGAGTATGAGGCCCAATGGCGTACTTCTAGGTCAGGTTACTCCCCGGGGTGGAAGGATTTCCGGTACCTCATCCATAGTACAGTTTGATGCCTGGAATTGGGAAGATGCTGCGGTTAAGGTAGATGATGGCATTCACCTGAACTGGCCTAATACTTTCAGGCGTGGTCGCTGGTGGTTAGGAGAACCAAGGGGCTACCAACCCAATAAGGATTACAAAGAACAAGTAGATGAATTGCTTTCGTTTTTAAAAAATGCCCGGGTATACGGAGAAGGAAAAGCCGAGAGTGTAAATCCGGCCTTTGAAGCCTCCCAAGGTTTATTTGATGGCTCCAAAACCCTCTACGTATATGCCCAGGATGAAAAACAGATTGTAGATGCTATCACTGCCCTTAAAGAGGCTGATATTAATAAGCTCGTGCTCGTAGGTGGTTATCACGCCCACAGGATCACAGCTTTTCTGAAAAATCACAACATTCCCGTCCTGGTTAATTTCACGCATAGCTTGCCGGAATTTGACGATGATGATTACGACATGACCTACAAGTTGCCAAAGCTTCTGGTTGACGGTGGATTACTAGTGGGCTTGCAAAATGCCGATGCTTCCAATTTCCAGACCAGGAACCTACCCTTTTATGCCGGGCAAGTGGTGGGACAGGGATTAGACAAGGAAGTGGCCCTGCAGCTTATCAGTGGAAATACTGCTAAAATATTGGGCATTGACGATTCTTATGGTACCCTGGCAGTAGGTAAGAGCGCTACTCTGTTTATTTCAGAAGGAGATGCACTGGATATGAGGGGGAATCAACTTACCCATGCTTTTATTGATGGAAGGGAATTATCCCTGGAAACCCATCAAACCGAATTGTGGAAAAGGTATATGGGGAAATACGAGGGAGAATAA
- a CDS encoding DUF6503 family protein, with protein sequence MRNTVLFLIILLVISCKDMPKEQPDKEMKSEIVEEEVQEYPEALNEVFKAHGGLASWKNQKYLSYEIPKKSGREKHQIDLYSRKDIVETDDFSMGFDGQDVWLFDPEGKYKGDPVFYHNLMFYFYAMPFVLADDGIEYFETEAISYNGKEYPGIGIRYEDGIGTSPEDEYYLHYDPETMQMAWLGYTVTYRTGVPSDDIHWIRYNNWTDISGLLLPQSITWHKVEEGKIGEPGNTVAFQEIKVSEQAADKEVFARPDHAEIRKPVNTTEK encoded by the coding sequence ATGCGAAACACTGTACTTTTCCTGATCATTTTACTAGTCATTAGTTGTAAGGACATGCCTAAAGAACAACCGGATAAAGAAATGAAATCTGAGATTGTTGAAGAAGAAGTTCAAGAATACCCCGAAGCTTTAAACGAGGTTTTTAAAGCACACGGAGGCCTTGCTAGCTGGAAAAATCAGAAGTATCTGTCTTATGAAATACCGAAAAAATCGGGAAGGGAAAAACACCAAATTGATCTGTATTCCCGAAAAGATATTGTTGAAACCGATGACTTCTCCATGGGGTTCGACGGGCAGGACGTCTGGCTCTTTGATCCTGAAGGGAAATACAAAGGAGATCCGGTTTTCTATCATAACCTGATGTTCTACTTTTACGCTATGCCCTTCGTACTTGCCGATGATGGAATTGAATATTTTGAGACCGAAGCCATCAGCTACAATGGCAAGGAATACCCGGGAATTGGAATTCGCTATGAGGATGGAATTGGTACTTCTCCGGAAGATGAGTACTATTTACACTATGATCCGGAAACCATGCAGATGGCCTGGTTGGGCTATACGGTTACCTATAGAACCGGGGTGCCTTCTGATGACATCCACTGGATCAGATATAATAATTGGACGGATATTTCAGGCCTCTTACTGCCTCAGTCAATTACCTGGCATAAGGTGGAGGAAGGTAAAATTGGTGAGCCCGGAAATACCGTTGCGTTTCAAGAAATTAAAGTGAGTGAGCAGGCTGCAGATAAAGAAGTGTTTGCACGTCCTGACCATGCGGAGATCAGGAAGCCGGTGAATACTACAGAGAAATAA
- a CDS encoding TrmH family RNA methyltransferase — translation MQGSKEISSLQNPQVRKIINLKEKKKGRESSGLFVVEGQREIKMALKGRYKLTTVLVYPEIFSLEEALALMKNSNTKPEFITLTKDVYQRLAYREKTEGILAVAQAKSHDPRSLALPDKPLILVAEAPEKPGNLGALLRTADAANLDAVLIANPKSDLYNPNTIRSSVGCIFTVPVAMGKSEDIVQFLKEKQIRIFAATLEDAIPYTQADYSGGCAIAVGTEATGLTAGWVKNADQSVVIPMEGQIDSMNVSVSAAILIFEAKRQRLGQ, via the coding sequence ATGCAGGGCAGTAAAGAAATCAGCAGTCTCCAGAATCCGCAGGTCCGGAAGATTATTAATCTCAAAGAAAAGAAAAAAGGGCGGGAAAGCAGCGGCCTGTTCGTTGTTGAAGGTCAGCGCGAGATTAAAATGGCGCTTAAGGGGAGGTATAAGCTTACCACTGTTTTGGTATATCCGGAAATATTCTCCCTGGAAGAAGCCTTAGCTTTAATGAAAAACTCGAATACTAAACCTGAATTTATAACATTAACTAAAGACGTTTACCAAAGACTGGCCTACCGGGAAAAAACAGAAGGCATATTGGCGGTAGCCCAGGCCAAATCTCACGATCCCAGGAGTCTCGCCTTACCAGACAAGCCTCTCATCCTGGTAGCGGAGGCTCCTGAAAAACCGGGAAATCTCGGAGCACTTTTGCGCACTGCTGATGCAGCAAATCTCGATGCAGTCCTTATCGCTAACCCCAAAAGTGACCTCTACAATCCCAATACGATCAGATCTAGCGTGGGATGCATTTTTACAGTCCCTGTCGCCATGGGAAAAAGCGAAGATATTGTACAATTTTTAAAGGAAAAACAGATCCGTATTTTTGCAGCTACACTCGAAGATGCCATTCCCTATACCCAGGCAGATTATTCAGGTGGATGTGCTATCGCTGTGGGAACAGAAGCGACAGGATTGACTGCCGGCTGGGTTAAAAATGCAGACCAAAGCGTGGTTATTCCCATGGAAGGGCAGATCGATTCGATGAATGTTTCGGTCTCTGCCGCAATCCTTATCTTTGAGGCCAAGAGACAGCGTCTTGGGCAATAA